In the Chryseobacterium sp. MYb264 genome, one interval contains:
- a CDS encoding prolyl-tRNA synthetase: MKRNIHKNLLGMLKSKGVLAISGGLLLVSCGAQMGGYSETDGVYYDPNKDTLPEGVIINDGGNRVGEYYDYYQNDSNLIQNAEANAREGRYDSWNDYNVGGNATDSDWGAFAGSQTNYYDNSWGWGSPWGWGGMYGGYNPYWGWGGMNGGWGLGLSWGGSWGWGGGWNMGWGYSPYWGWGGMYGYNPYWGGYGYGNPYWGWGGGGYWGNNYYRPVYRRSGMNGNTYTGGFGNSNSNRNSIIRNSGGFRNSNAYNGGFRNSGNTGNTGGFRNSNNGSGFRQPGNMNGGTRNQSGFRQPRSNYNYQQPQQSQPRYRNDSGFRNDSGFRNSGGYNNSNSGGGFRSGGGSSGGGGFRSSGGGGGGGFRR; this comes from the coding sequence ATGAAAAGAAATATACATAAAAATTTACTCGGTATGCTAAAATCCAAAGGGGTATTAGCCATATCCGGTGGATTACTATTGGTTTCTTGTGGTGCTCAGATGGGTGGGTACAGCGAGACAGACGGGGTATATTACGACCCTAATAAAGATACCCTACCTGAAGGAGTGATCATTAATGATGGCGGTAACAGAGTAGGTGAATACTATGATTATTATCAGAATGATTCTAACTTAATTCAAAATGCAGAGGCTAATGCCAGAGAAGGCAGATACGATTCATGGAATGACTACAATGTGGGTGGTAATGCTACCGATTCAGATTGGGGTGCTTTTGCAGGTTCTCAAACCAACTACTACGACAATTCCTGGGGATGGGGATCTCCATGGGGTTGGGGTGGCATGTACGGCGGCTATAACCCTTATTGGGGTTGGGGCGGTATGAATGGCGGTTGGGGCCTTGGTCTTTCATGGGGTGGCTCATGGGGCTGGGGAGGCGGCTGGAACATGGGCTGGGGATACTCACCTTACTGGGGTTGGGGAGGTATGTATGGCTATAATCCTTACTGGGGCGGATACGGCTACGGAAATCCTTATTGGGGATGGGGTGGCGGTGGCTACTGGGGGAACAACTACTACAGACCCGTTTACAGAAGAAGTGGTATGAATGGAAATACCTACACTGGAGGTTTCGGTAATTCCAACAGCAACAGAAATTCAATCATCAGAAATAGTGGAGGTTTCAGAAACAGTAATGCGTATAACGGAGGATTCAGAAATTCAGGAAATACTGGAAATACGGGAGGATTCAGAAACTCTAATAATGGTTCAGGTTTCAGACAGCCAGGAAATATGAATGGAGGAACGAGAAATCAGTCAGGTTTCCGTCAGCCAAGATCTAACTATAATTATCAGCAGCCACAACAATCTCAACCGAGATACAGAAATGATAGTGGTTTCAGAAATGACAGCGGGTTCAGAAATAGCGGAGGTTACAATAATTCTAACAGTGGAGGCGGCTTCAGATCAGGAGGCGGAAGCAGCGGCGGCGGTGGTTTTAGATCATCCGGCGGTGGTGGAGGCGGCGGCTTCAGAAGATAA
- a CDS encoding OmpP1/FadL family transporter, which yields MLKKSLVLMGVAAAFYAQAQDVSIIRNSIDAYSSTPMVGSAKFNAMGGANGALGGDANSLLTNPAGLGVAISGEVNGTLSISNYKNTSSFGGSAIDYNKTKGDLGNVGAVMTFQLMSESAWKFINVGVNFSSQSIDNYIETPGNSNIIYDFDTANNISSSFGGHAYSRSGYLTRTSLGVGANYNHAFYIGAGLNFFNTSIDQYDTARFNSLNNGAAEYFNKNETPFFERGNGFSASLGVIGKVGPMFRLGASIETPTFWEIDRSYDFYNDAVYGDDTAIENRRFTSPLKASVSAAFVPNKNFSLDVDYTLGLTKPKYKEYSGADVEINNFFKDNYKNLSELRIGAEYRLKQVRLRGGYSYASSPIDALTVSRFTSDGGISDASYGNLILSDRNALSFGIGYDFGSFYIDGSYQNISSKYTNPFMFGILDTANGINSAYYSQTRTVESDAYIVSDVKSIRNNFFLTLGWKF from the coding sequence ATGTTAAAAAAATCTTTAGTCTTAATGGGTGTTGCTGCTGCATTTTATGCGCAGGCTCAGGATGTATCTATAATCAGGAATTCTATTGATGCTTATTCAAGCACCCCAATGGTGGGTTCAGCTAAATTTAACGCAATGGGCGGAGCGAATGGAGCTTTAGGAGGTGATGCTAATTCCCTTTTAACAAACCCTGCAGGTTTAGGGGTTGCCATTTCCGGAGAAGTAAACGGAACATTGTCTATATCTAATTATAAAAATACCTCTTCTTTCGGAGGTTCAGCCATAGATTATAATAAAACGAAGGGTGATCTTGGAAATGTGGGAGCTGTCATGACTTTCCAGTTGATGTCTGAAAGTGCGTGGAAGTTTATCAATGTTGGGGTGAACTTCTCCAGTCAGTCAATTGACAATTATATTGAAACTCCCGGAAACAGTAATATCATCTATGATTTTGATACAGCTAATAATATCAGTTCTTCATTTGGAGGGCATGCGTACAGCAGATCCGGATATTTGACAAGAACGAGCTTAGGGGTTGGAGCTAATTATAATCATGCTTTCTATATCGGAGCGGGTTTAAATTTCTTTAATACAAGTATTGATCAGTATGATACCGCAAGATTCAATTCTTTGAATAATGGTGCAGCAGAATATTTTAACAAGAATGAAACGCCTTTCTTTGAAAGAGGAAACGGTTTCTCTGCTTCATTAGGGGTAATTGGGAAAGTGGGGCCTATGTTCAGATTAGGAGCTTCCATTGAAACACCTACTTTCTGGGAAATCGACAGAAGCTATGACTTTTATAATGATGCGGTGTATGGAGATGATACGGCTATTGAAAACAGAAGATTCACTTCTCCGCTTAAAGCGAGTGTAAGTGCGGCTTTTGTTCCTAATAAGAATTTCTCTTTGGACGTAGATTATACTTTAGGTTTAACAAAACCTAAGTACAAAGAGTATAGCGGAGCTGATGTGGAGATCAACAATTTCTTTAAAGATAATTACAAAAACTTATCTGAACTAAGAATTGGTGCAGAATATAGATTGAAACAGGTAAGATTAAGAGGAGGTTACTCTTATGCTTCAAGTCCTATTGATGCTCTAACGGTAAGCAGATTTACTAGCGATGGAGGGATTTCAGATGCTTCATATGGCAATCTAATCCTAAGCGATAGAAATGCGCTTTCTTTCGGTATCGGGTATGATTTCGGTTCGTTCTACATTGATGGTTCTTATCAGAATATTTCATCAAAGTATACCAATCCTTTTATGTTTGGAATTTTGGATACTGCTAATGGAATCAACTCGGCTTATTATTCTCAGACAAGAACTGTTGAAAGTGATGCCTATATTGTTTCAGACGTAAAAAGTATCAGAAACAATTTTTTCCTTACTTTAGGTTGGAAATTCTAA
- a CDS encoding RagB/SusD family nutrient uptake outer membrane protein, with amino-acid sequence MKKLIVFIAFLSLTSCNIDRSPYDSKESDDILTDASGIQTITLGNYALLKGNAEGRGFFNNLYRVGEYAGDNIDISGTTSDQFFYYYNYRSIKTNTRSNTIWSTGYKAIVGCNRVISKTTEGQNPETDHLIGENYFLRAYIYFSLVNVFGRPYNQGVGNPGVPLKTSDNVHELPPRATVGAIYEQVISDLKKAEQLMSLDKKNIYASREAAQALLSRVYLYMENNDSAIQYADKVISSGKYILLSTAELPTYATKKPENNTETIFAFKYNLDGDYTDGWNTIGSMYVNIQNVGWGEMYPSSTYLDLINEHPEDARLKFISPKYTNPAIPSVYWVQKENNTSGAVTYNYKYQPIFQQSGNTFFTWNGVSYQVQTEVTPYKTNYYFINSGGTKTYVYLDNDMEKRNGYPKFYVLKCSMQESIPQLWSPVILRLAEMYLNRAEAYAKKGNSTSALADVNTIRTRAGIPIYTSLPPGQTALDIVLKERRLELAFEAHRKYDVFRNKQDLNRNYPGTHLNGTNPFYTVPHTHNRIIEYIPEQQIQIQTNLVQNPD; translated from the coding sequence ATGAAAAAATTAATCGTCTTCATAGCCTTTCTATCGCTTACTTCCTGTAACATAGACCGCTCACCTTACGACTCTAAGGAGTCTGATGACATTTTGACTGATGCTTCAGGAATACAAACCATTACCCTTGGAAATTATGCACTGCTCAAAGGTAATGCAGAAGGTAGAGGCTTTTTTAATAACCTTTACAGAGTCGGTGAATATGCCGGTGACAATATTGATATCAGTGGTACAACCTCAGATCAGTTTTTCTATTATTACAACTACCGAAGTATTAAAACCAACACCCGAAGTAATACAATCTGGAGCACTGGTTACAAAGCAATTGTAGGATGCAACAGAGTGATTTCAAAAACAACAGAAGGGCAGAATCCGGAAACAGATCATTTGATAGGCGAAAACTATTTTCTTCGGGCTTACATCTATTTTTCTCTTGTCAATGTTTTTGGCAGACCATACAATCAGGGGGTGGGTAACCCCGGAGTTCCTTTAAAAACATCTGACAACGTTCATGAGCTTCCTCCCAGAGCCACAGTAGGTGCCATATACGAGCAGGTTATAAGTGATCTCAAAAAGGCGGAACAATTGATGTCATTAGACAAAAAAAATATATATGCATCCCGGGAAGCCGCGCAGGCATTACTATCCCGGGTATATCTCTATATGGAAAATAATGACAGTGCCATACAGTATGCGGATAAAGTAATCAGTTCGGGAAAATATATACTGCTTTCCACAGCGGAACTTCCCACCTATGCAACAAAAAAACCTGAAAACAATACAGAGACAATTTTTGCTTTTAAATACAATCTGGATGGAGATTACACTGACGGATGGAATACCATAGGGTCTATGTATGTGAATATACAAAACGTAGGGTGGGGAGAAATGTATCCCTCCTCTACCTATCTTGACCTCATTAATGAGCATCCCGAAGATGCACGGTTGAAATTTATATCTCCCAAATACACAAATCCCGCGATTCCGTCAGTGTATTGGGTACAAAAAGAAAATAATACTTCAGGAGCTGTAACTTACAATTATAAATACCAGCCGATTTTCCAACAAAGCGGAAATACATTTTTTACATGGAATGGGGTAAGCTATCAGGTTCAGACAGAGGTCACACCTTATAAAACCAACTATTACTTTATCAATTCAGGAGGTACGAAAACGTATGTTTACCTTGATAATGACATGGAGAAGAGAAACGGATATCCAAAATTTTACGTACTGAAATGTTCCATGCAGGAAAGCATTCCGCAACTGTGGTCTCCAGTCATTTTACGACTTGCTGAAATGTATCTCAACAGAGCTGAAGCTTATGCTAAAAAAGGAAATTCAACATCTGCTTTGGCCGATGTCAATACCATCAGAACAAGAGCGGGAATTCCAATTTACACTTCCCTTCCTCCCGGACAAACCGCCTTAGATATTGTTCTTAAAGAAAGAAGACTCGAGCTGGCTTTTGAAGCACACAGAAAATATGATGTCTTCAGAAATAAGCAGGATCTCAACAGAAATTATCCGGGAACTCATTTAAATGGGACCAATCCTTTCTATACAGTTCCTCATACTCATAATAGAATTATAGAATATATTCCGGAACAGCAGATTCAGATTCAAACGAACCTGGTTCAGAATCCTGATTAA
- a CDS encoding SusC/RagA family TonB-linked outer membrane protein: MKRKTLNLTTGVLFFLFYGISSGQTSPKDSLKEHNIEDVVIVGYKTQKKSSLTASVSIISDKRLKDANTADVSGLLQGKAPGAQIMQGGGSPGAPATVRVRGTATINGPSQALWVVDGVMMPGIPNLDPNQIENINILKDAASTALYGSRGANGIVQVFTKSGSSGKGILNVSVNNSFNTFTNGRFQLMDGVQLYDYFTSLKNAPEIPKELRNPGYNWLKNGTQTGVVKNYTVDFRGGSPTSKTYISGNYYNESGTVRGIDYNRLSFRINHDQTVKPWLIIKPKINLSYTSTENTQGPLFEMYLNNPWDNPRDDNGKLINPSNTPNWYGRDKRNYLYDLQWNYRKSNQLDLIGNFDAEIKITSDLKFISTNNVTYRNYNEIHYTDPRSVAGESNKGALREIYQRDISKFFNQMLRFDKDFGNHNINALAAYEYNDRFYRTSNAGVYGIVPGTELFDTGATSGAVPKGTKYDRAYNAFLFNTEYIYDKKYFAQASLRSESSSAFGTSQRNGKFYSYSAGWNIHKENFFHIKTVNEWKLRASRGLVGNTPSPDYGWQDLYALTEKYDGQIGGTWSQLGNPNLTWESIHQNNIGTDLKAFNNRLTLNIDYFSNQTKNLLMLVTLPALSGVDKQYLNVGDVTNKGWEFNFNYNIIRKNEISWDLGFNLSTYRNRVTSTGNNNIQILDNYHVAIPGQDVNSFYMRKWMGVDPATGSAQWEVIHPDGSKSLTTSYNQASVQVVGTTTPDYYGSVTTNLAVKNFYLNANIYFSQGGQIYNYYREFFDSDGAYPYYNQMVFKNGWSRWEKPGDIATHPVALYDSNSLSNRPSSRYLEDASYVKLRSLRIGYNFPVSLTDKLHVKSAGIYIMGENLFTITRFSGVDPEIGAADSQNTHSGLAGAIYPVPRRFSLGFNFSF, from the coding sequence ATGAAAAGAAAAACATTAAACCTAACCACGGGGGTCTTATTTTTCCTGTTTTACGGTATATCATCGGGTCAAACTTCCCCGAAGGACAGTCTTAAGGAACACAATATAGAAGATGTGGTTATTGTAGGATATAAAACACAGAAGAAATCCAGTCTTACGGCCTCAGTATCCATAATCTCGGACAAAAGACTAAAAGATGCCAATACAGCAGATGTATCAGGTCTCCTTCAGGGAAAAGCACCCGGAGCACAGATTATGCAGGGTGGCGGAAGCCCGGGTGCTCCGGCAACCGTAAGAGTCCGGGGCACTGCCACCATTAACGGACCCAGCCAGGCTCTATGGGTAGTGGATGGCGTTATGATGCCCGGAATACCCAATCTGGATCCCAATCAGATTGAAAATATTAATATCCTGAAGGATGCAGCATCCACCGCACTATACGGCTCAAGAGGAGCCAATGGGATCGTTCAGGTATTTACGAAATCGGGATCTTCAGGAAAAGGGATACTGAATGTCTCTGTAAACAATTCGTTCAACACCTTCACCAATGGGCGCTTCCAACTGATGGACGGTGTACAGTTATATGACTATTTTACCTCACTGAAAAATGCTCCCGAAATTCCGAAGGAGCTGAGAAATCCAGGTTATAATTGGCTGAAAAACGGAACTCAGACCGGTGTAGTCAAAAATTACACTGTAGATTTCAGAGGAGGTTCACCTACTTCAAAAACCTATATTTCAGGAAATTACTATAATGAAAGCGGAACCGTACGGGGTATCGATTACAACAGACTGTCTTTCAGAATCAATCATGACCAAACCGTAAAACCGTGGCTTATTATAAAACCCAAGATAAACCTGTCTTACACCTCCACTGAGAACACCCAAGGTCCCCTTTTTGAAATGTATCTCAACAACCCATGGGATAACCCAAGAGACGACAACGGAAAACTCATCAATCCCAGCAATACTCCAAACTGGTACGGAAGAGATAAACGAAATTATCTGTATGATCTTCAGTGGAATTACAGAAAAAGTAATCAACTGGATCTGATCGGAAATTTTGATGCCGAAATCAAAATTACAAGTGACCTGAAATTCATCAGTACCAACAACGTAACCTACAGAAATTACAATGAAATACACTACACCGATCCAAGATCCGTGGCGGGAGAAAGTAATAAAGGAGCACTGAGAGAGATCTATCAACGGGACATCAGCAAGTTCTTTAACCAGATGCTGAGATTTGATAAAGATTTCGGAAACCATAATATTAATGCACTGGCAGCCTACGAATATAATGACAGGTTCTACAGGACATCTAATGCCGGAGTCTACGGGATTGTTCCCGGCACTGAACTCTTTGATACCGGAGCCACATCGGGGGCTGTGCCTAAAGGTACTAAATACGACAGAGCCTATAATGCCTTCCTTTTTAATACAGAATATATTTATGATAAAAAATATTTTGCGCAAGCCTCATTGAGGAGTGAGTCATCTTCAGCATTCGGCACCAGCCAGAGAAACGGAAAATTCTACTCTTACAGTGCCGGATGGAATATCCATAAAGAAAATTTCTTTCATATAAAAACGGTTAATGAGTGGAAGCTCCGAGCCAGCCGGGGGCTTGTAGGAAATACTCCAAGTCCTGATTACGGATGGCAGGATCTCTATGCATTAACGGAAAAATATGACGGGCAGATCGGGGGAACCTGGAGCCAGCTGGGGAACCCGAATCTCACGTGGGAATCTATTCATCAAAATAATATCGGCACAGATCTAAAAGCATTCAACAACAGGCTAACCCTGAACATTGACTATTTCAGCAACCAGACCAAAAATCTCCTGATGCTGGTAACCCTTCCGGCATTGTCAGGAGTCGACAAGCAATACCTTAATGTGGGAGATGTTACCAATAAAGGATGGGAATTTAATTTCAACTATAATATCATCCGTAAAAATGAGATCAGCTGGGATCTCGGTTTTAATTTAAGCACCTACAGAAACAGGGTTACTTCTACCGGAAATAACAACATTCAGATCTTAGACAACTATCATGTCGCAATTCCTGGGCAGGATGTTAACTCGTTTTATATGAGAAAGTGGATGGGAGTAGATCCTGCTACCGGTTCAGCCCAATGGGAAGTCATTCATCCCGATGGCAGCAAATCTTTAACAACAAGCTACAACCAGGCATCCGTACAGGTAGTAGGTACGACAACACCTGACTATTACGGTTCCGTGACAACTAATCTGGCTGTTAAAAATTTCTACCTCAATGCCAATATCTATTTTTCTCAGGGGGGACAGATCTATAATTACTACAGAGAATTCTTTGATTCGGACGGTGCCTATCCCTACTATAATCAGATGGTTTTCAAAAATGGCTGGAGCAGATGGGAAAAGCCTGGAGATATCGCAACCCATCCCGTGGCTCTTTATGACAGCAACAGCCTCAGCAACCGCCCGTCCTCCCGCTATCTTGAGGATGCCAGCTATGTCAAATTAAGATCATTACGAATCGGTTATAATTTTCCCGTCTCATTAACTGACAAACTCCATGTAAAATCTGCAGGAATTTATATTATGGGAGAAAACCTTTTTACAATTACCCGCTTTTCAGGAGTAGATCCGGAAATAGGTGCCGCAGACAGCCAGAATACACATTCAGGACTTGCGGGTGCCATCTACCCTGTTCCCAGAAGATTTTCTTTAGGCTTTAACTTCTCTTTTTAA
- a CDS encoding ZIP family metal transporter, whose protein sequence is MTVLLLIFSVIAGVFLGKHFGKKEKLAKNLLILSAGFLITICLNEVFPQVYTAEAGSSLGIFVIGGVLLQMILEALTKGFEHGHFHHHSENNILPLALMVGLFIHAFIEGIPLANEEHSLSPYLLGIVFHNLPISFILGAFLFNRNGESKSPSYPSMLIVALFALASPMGMLLGNYFNPNLQPYFLAIVGGIFLHISSVIIFESNKNHNIDWLKIGLVILGVSLALTMHLFHDHGSLHHH, encoded by the coding sequence ATAACAGTACTTTTACTGATTTTCAGTGTCATTGCGGGCGTATTTCTGGGAAAACATTTTGGTAAGAAAGAAAAACTGGCCAAAAATTTACTGATTTTGAGTGCCGGATTTTTAATTACCATCTGTCTCAATGAGGTTTTCCCACAGGTATATACGGCAGAAGCAGGCAGCAGCCTCGGAATTTTTGTGATCGGAGGCGTTCTTTTACAAATGATCCTCGAAGCACTGACCAAAGGCTTCGAACATGGGCATTTCCATCATCACAGTGAGAATAATATCCTGCCCCTGGCTCTAATGGTGGGATTATTCATTCATGCATTTATTGAAGGAATTCCTTTAGCCAATGAAGAACATTCCCTATCCCCGTATCTTTTAGGAATTGTGTTTCACAATCTTCCTATTTCATTTATTCTGGGAGCATTCTTATTCAACCGAAACGGAGAATCTAAATCGCCATCTTATCCTTCAATGCTGATTGTCGCACTGTTTGCCCTGGCTTCTCCTATGGGAATGCTATTGGGTAATTACTTCAATCCTAATCTGCAACCTTATTTTTTAGCCATTGTAGGCGGTATCTTTTTACATATCTCTTCTGTTATCATTTTTGAGAGTAATAAAAACCATAATATCGACTGGCTGAAGATCGGTTTGGTCATTTTGGGCGTTTCTCTGGCGCTTACCATGCATCTTTTTCATGATCATGGTTCACTACACCATCATTAG
- a CDS encoding class I SAM-dependent DNA methyltransferase — protein MEWFESWFDTPYYHLLYSNRDYTEAENFITKLTADLGLPPNSKIIDLACGKGRHSVFLNKLGYDVLGLDLSQQSIDFDKQFENETLKFQVHDMRNPINAEPKDAVFNLFTSFGYFDNEDDDKKVFESVYHSLKPGGFFVLDYLNEDFVRQGIVPESTIKRDEIDFKILKKIEGRHIIKDIQFEDKGKPFHYFEKVKLHSLETIHSYASEFGFERIKVWGDYQLNEFDKETSPRCINLFKKN, from the coding sequence ATGGAATGGTTTGAATCTTGGTTTGATACCCCTTATTATCATTTGCTTTACAGTAACAGAGACTACACGGAAGCAGAAAACTTCATCACAAAGCTTACTGCGGACCTTGGGTTGCCGCCAAATTCTAAAATCATCGACCTTGCCTGCGGAAAAGGAAGACATTCGGTTTTTCTAAACAAACTGGGTTATGATGTGTTGGGATTGGATCTTTCGCAGCAAAGCATCGATTTTGATAAGCAGTTTGAAAATGAAACATTGAAATTTCAGGTACATGATATGAGAAATCCTATCAACGCAGAGCCGAAAGATGCTGTTTTCAATCTTTTTACCAGTTTTGGCTATTTTGATAATGAAGACGATGATAAAAAAGTATTCGAATCGGTTTATCATTCTTTAAAACCAGGTGGTTTTTTCGTGCTGGATTATCTGAATGAAGATTTCGTAAGACAGGGTATCGTTCCTGAATCTACTATTAAGCGTGACGAAATTGATTTTAAAATTTTAAAAAAGATCGAAGGACGGCATATTATTAAAGATATTCAGTTTGAAGATAAAGGAAAACCTTTTCATTATTTTGAAAAAGTAAAGCTGCATTCCTTGGAAACCATTCATTCTTATGCATCAGAATTCGGTTTTGAAAGAATAAAAGTTTGGGGTGATTATCAGCTGAATGAATTTGACAAAGAAACCTCACCCCGTTGCATCAATTTATTTAAGAAAAACTAA
- a CDS encoding THUMP domain-containing class I SAM-dependent RNA methyltransferase: MDTDNLQIQIKTFFGLEKILAEEIKKLGGRKVEVKNRAVNCEGDLGFLYKINYSARTALKVLVPIHEFKAFNQHQFYDRLFKFNWEDFMDVDQSFAIDATVYSETFKHSQFVTLKMKDAIVDYFQDKFKRRPNVETSRPDIKFHLHIDRELVTISMDSSGDALFKRGYRREQGEAPINEVLASGMLQLAGWDGKGNFLDPMCGSGTLLIEAAMIAMDLPAQIFRKRFAFQNWKNYDNELFTKIKEFRINRVREFTGKIVGYDIDARMLNAARMNIEAAEMEDVIEVRKQNFFDSKKELFPLLMVFNPPYDERISINDDDFYKKIGDTFKANYPNTLAWLISSDLEAMKKIGLRPSRKIKLFNGKLETRFLQYEMYEGTKRVHKLEK, from the coding sequence ATGGATACAGATAATCTACAGATTCAGATAAAAACATTTTTCGGGCTGGAGAAAATTTTAGCAGAAGAAATTAAGAAATTAGGAGGGAGAAAAGTTGAGGTGAAAAACCGCGCAGTAAACTGTGAGGGAGATTTGGGCTTTCTTTATAAAATTAATTATTCAGCAAGAACGGCTTTGAAAGTTTTGGTTCCGATTCATGAATTTAAAGCGTTTAATCAGCATCAGTTTTACGACAGACTTTTCAAATTCAATTGGGAAGATTTTATGGATGTTGATCAGTCTTTTGCGATTGATGCAACAGTATATTCTGAAACTTTCAAGCATTCACAATTTGTGACGTTGAAGATGAAAGATGCGATTGTGGATTATTTTCAGGATAAATTTAAAAGACGTCCGAATGTAGAAACCAGCCGTCCGGATATCAAGTTTCACCTTCATATCGACAGAGAATTGGTAACTATTTCTATGGATTCTTCGGGTGATGCTTTGTTTAAGAGAGGATATAGAAGAGAACAGGGTGAAGCGCCGATTAATGAAGTATTGGCAAGTGGAATGCTGCAACTGGCAGGTTGGGACGGAAAAGGTAATTTCCTTGATCCGATGTGTGGTTCGGGAACGCTTTTAATTGAAGCGGCGATGATTGCGATGGATCTTCCGGCTCAGATTTTCAGAAAAAGATTTGCTTTCCAAAACTGGAAAAATTATGATAACGAATTGTTTACGAAAATTAAAGAATTCAGAATCAACAGGGTTAGAGAATTTACGGGGAAAATTGTAGGTTACGATATTGATGCAAGAATGCTGAATGCGGCAAGAATGAATATTGAAGCGGCTGAAATGGAAGATGTGATTGAAGTGAGAAAACAAAACTTCTTCGATTCTAAAAAAGAACTTTTCCCGTTGTTGATGGTTTTCAACCCGCCTTATGACGAGAGAATTTCTATTAATGATGATGATTTCTACAAGAAAATAGGAGATACTTTTAAAGCAAATTATCCGAATACGTTGGCTTGGCTGATTTCTTCTGATTTGGAAGCGATGAAGAAAATTGGTCTTCGCCCTTCGAGAAAAATCAAGCTTTTCAACGGAAAACTGGAAACCAGATTTTTGCAATACGAAATGTATGAAGGAACGAAAAGAGTTCATAAATTAGAAAAATAA
- a CDS encoding glycosyltransferase — MKPTISIIVAIFNRKDELFELLNSLTAQTDKEFEVIIVDDGSLLDLKPTVSKFDTVLNINYVKKENSGPGLSRNYGAKLAGNEWLVFVDSDVIVEKDYVENIKNDILAISCDAFGGADKAHKGFNLMQKAISYSMTSVFTTGGIRGNKKAVSKFQPRSFNMGVKKEVFEKVGGFSEMRIGEDPDLSMTLWENGFTTAFFDTIAVYHKRRVDFGKFSKQVYQFGCARPILNQRHPDYVKISFAFPTLFMLGYIMGFLEYFIMGRGVILSFYGLYTFMVLLHALVVTKNISIAAMAVISTYIQMFSYGYGFLKSWFLLNVVRMKPEDAFPKHFHKN, encoded by the coding sequence TTGAAACCTACAATTTCCATCATCGTTGCCATTTTTAACCGAAAAGATGAACTTTTCGAACTGTTGAATTCTCTTACTGCCCAAACAGATAAAGAATTTGAGGTCATTATCGTTGACGATGGATCTTTATTAGACCTGAAACCGACAGTTTCGAAGTTTGATACGGTTCTGAATATCAATTATGTTAAAAAAGAGAATTCCGGACCCGGGTTGTCACGTAATTACGGTGCGAAACTCGCTGGAAACGAGTGGCTTGTGTTTGTGGATAGTGATGTGATTGTAGAGAAAGATTATGTGGAGAATATTAAAAATGATATTCTTGCCATTTCGTGTGATGCTTTTGGAGGTGCTGATAAGGCGCATAAAGGGTTTAATTTGATGCAAAAAGCAATTTCCTATTCCATGACCTCTGTTTTTACAACAGGCGGAATCAGAGGGAATAAAAAAGCAGTCTCAAAATTTCAGCCCCGAAGTTTCAATATGGGTGTGAAAAAAGAAGTTTTTGAAAAAGTAGGCGGTTTTTCTGAAATGAGAATAGGGGAGGATCCGGATCTTTCCATGACGCTTTGGGAAAACGGATTTACAACTGCATTTTTTGATACTATTGCGGTGTATCATAAACGAAGAGTGGATTTTGGTAAATTTTCAAAACAGGTATATCAGTTTGGCTGCGCAAGACCAATTTTAAATCAGAGACATCCGGATTACGTGAAAATTTCATTTGCTTTCCCTACATTATTTATGTTAGGTTATATTATGGGATTTTTAGAGTACTTTATCATGGGAAGAGGAGTTATCCTTTCCTTCTACGGATTGTATACTTTTATGGTTCTCTTACACGCCTTAGTAGTCACTAAAAATATCAGCATTGCTGCAATGGCAGTGATTTCAACCTATATTCAAATGTTCTCTTACGGATATGGTTTCTTAAAATCCTGGTTTTTATTGAATGTTGTAAGAATGAAACCTGAAGATGCTTTCCCAAAACATTTTCATAAAAATTAA